From Nicotiana tabacum cultivar K326 chromosome 15, ASM71507v2, whole genome shotgun sequence, the proteins below share one genomic window:
- the LOC107772521 gene encoding uncharacterized protein LOC107772521 has product MGEVISKNPEKHVSSSPSSSESERDELQLLEHAPPFWRNRKRLSKQLSMCETPRDIAWEKHRRQILLQERRKQGIHDPGDLTDENLNELKGCIELGFGFNEEEGQRLCSTLPALDLYFAVNRQYSTSPISSHSSKSLLPSPAGSSSSSTSLGGRSSSFGSLRSDSADAWRNFSPDMAFLLRKRLSLLDKVNKMTIKSVLLIICAGDDPQQVKTKLRHWAHAVACSVMQSH; this is encoded by the exons ATGGGGGAGGTCATTTCTAAGAACCCTGAGAAACACGTGTCATCGTCGCCATCTTCTAGTGAATCGGAGCGCGACGAGTTGCAACTGTTGGAGCACGCGCCACCTTTTTGGAGGAACCGAAAGAGGTTATCCAAGCAACTTTCTATGTGCGAGACTCCACGTGATATTGCATGGGAGAAACATCGTCGTCAAATTCTCCTCCAGGAAAGGAGGAAACAAGGGATTCACGACCCTGGCGACTTGACCGACGAGAACCTCAATGAACTCAAAGGCTGCATCGAACTAGGATTTGGGTTCAACGAAGAGGAAGGTCAGAGGCTATGTAGCACGTTGCCGGCGCTCGATCTTTATTTTGCGGTGAACCGCCAATATTCCACAAGCCCAATCTCGAGCCACAGTAGCAAAAGTTTATTACCCTCTCCCGCTGGATCCAGCTCGTCGTCGACATCTCTTGGAGGTAGGTCCTCCTCATTTGGAAGCCTTAGGAGTGACTCCGCAGATGCATGGCGAAATTTTAGCCCGGATATGGCTTTTCTCCTAAGAAAAAGACTCAG TTTATTGGACAAAGTTAATAAGATGACAATTAAAAGTGTTTTATTGATAATATGCGCAGGAGATGATCCTCAACAAGTTAAGACAAAGCTGAGGCATTGGGCACATGCAGTGGCATGTTCTGTAATGCAGTCCCATTGA